In one Terriglobia bacterium genomic region, the following are encoded:
- a CDS encoding efflux RND transporter periplasmic adaptor subunit: MGDGRQALDDLGSLKIERRDDGRTRRGRAVTWVVIGAFAVVLVVAGWWWAASRAAVSVTVAPVRELAPGGSPAVLNASGYVTARRRATVSSKITGKVREVAVEEGMAVKRGQVLARLDDAMARRTLALDESQAVSAGRALAETEAELHLAALSLARQTDLVAKGVSSQADLDSAQAEHDALQARLALLRQQETVAERQVELRRQELDDTVIRAPFDGIAVSKDAQPGEMVSPISAGGGFTRTGICTVVDMASLEVEVDVNESYIHRVEPAQRVEAVLDAYPDWRIPASVIAVIPTADRQKATVKVRIAFDRLDPRILPDMGVKVAFLSSGGSGSVGARPRRLIPRAALRRDGDRDVVFVLANGRLERRAVEPGPVSGSDVEIAAGLAAGERVVVDGPPSLADGIRADAR; this comes from the coding sequence ATGGGAGACGGAAGGCAGGCGCTCGACGACCTCGGGTCGCTCAAGATCGAGCGTCGGGACGACGGCCGGACGAGGCGAGGCCGCGCCGTGACCTGGGTCGTCATCGGGGCCTTCGCGGTGGTCCTCGTCGTGGCGGGTTGGTGGTGGGCGGCGAGCCGGGCCGCCGTTTCCGTCACGGTCGCCCCGGTCCGGGAACTCGCTCCGGGGGGCTCGCCCGCCGTCCTGAACGCCTCGGGGTACGTGACCGCTCGCCGTCGCGCCACCGTCTCCTCGAAGATCACGGGCAAGGTCAGGGAGGTCGCCGTCGAGGAAGGGATGGCGGTCAAGCGGGGACAGGTCCTCGCGAGGCTCGACGACGCCATGGCGCGCCGGACCCTCGCCCTCGACGAGTCCCAGGCGGTCTCCGCCGGGCGCGCGCTGGCCGAGACGGAGGCTGAGCTCCACCTCGCGGCCCTGAGCCTCGCGCGCCAGACCGATCTCGTCGCCAAGGGGGTCTCGAGCCAGGCGGATCTCGACTCGGCGCAAGCGGAGCACGACGCGCTCCAGGCTCGGCTCGCCCTCCTGCGGCAGCAGGAAACCGTGGCCGAGCGCCAGGTGGAGCTGCGGCGTCAGGAGCTGGACGACACCGTGATTCGCGCCCCGTTCGACGGCATCGCGGTGTCCAAGGACGCGCAGCCCGGCGAGATGGTCTCCCCGATCTCCGCCGGGGGCGGATTCACCCGGACGGGAATCTGCACCGTCGTCGACATGGCGTCGCTCGAGGTCGAAGTGGACGTCAACGAGAGCTACATCCACCGCGTCGAGCCGGCGCAGCGGGTCGAGGCGGTCCTCGACGCTTACCCGGACTGGCGGATCCCGGCCTCGGTGATCGCGGTGATCCCCACCGCCGATCGACAAAAGGCCACGGTGAAGGTCCGGATCGCCTTCGACCGGCTCGATCCGAGGATCCTCCCCGACATGGGGGTCAAGGTGGCGTTCCTGTCGAGCGGGGGCTCGGGGTCGGTCGGCGCGCGCCCGCGCCGTTTGATCCCCCGCGCCGCCCTGAGGCGCGACGGCGACAGGGACGTGGTGTTCGTCCTCGCGAACGGCCGTCTCGAGAGGCGGGCCGTCGAGCCCGGACCGGTCTCGGGGAGCGACGTGGAGATCGCCGCCGGCCTCGCCGCCGGAGAGCGCGTCGTGGTCGATGGACCGCCGAGTCTCGCCGACGGGATCCGAGCCGATGCGCGCTGA